The sequence below is a genomic window from Methylotuvimicrobium alcaliphilum 20Z.
CTGATCGACGATTTACTCGACATGGAGAAAATCGCAGGCGGCAAGATCCAATTCAATATGCAAAAGCACGATTTGATGCCGTTGATCGAACAGACAGTCGATGCTAACCGAACCTATGGTATCGGACGTCGAGTATCGTTAATACTGACCGGCGAAAGTCCAAAGGTCGATATCTATGCGGATGCACAACGTTTACAACAAGTATTATCGAACTTATTGTCCAACGCCGTTAAATTTTCTCCCGATGGAGGCGACGTTTACATCAACGTAAAACAAATTAACGAATCCATACGGATAACGGTCGCCGACCGTGGTCCCGGTATTCCGGACGGCTTCCGCGATCGTGTTTTTCAAAAATTCGCCCAAGCCGACGCTTCGGACACGCGAAAAAAAGGCGGCACCGGATTGGGCCTGGCCATCTCCAGAGAATTGATCGAACGTATGGGCGGCCGGATTGGTTTCGAGTCGATCGAAGGCGAAGGCGCAAGTTTCTATTTCGAAATGCCGATATGGAAAGTGTAAAATTCCTGTTTTCGATTGAACAAACGTATCAAACCAAAACGCCTTCGCTATCCGTAATTAACCCATTCCATCCAGGGAATTCTTTTATGAGCACATTTCAACGCATACTCTATGTAGAAGACGAACCCGACATTCAGACCGTGGCGAAACTGGCATTGGAAATGGTAGGCGGCTTCACTGTAAAAATCTGCTCTTCCGGCGAGGAAGCCTTGACCGAAACGGCCGATTTCATGCCGGATTTAATCCTACTCGATGTTATGATGCCAGGCATGGACGGCCCGACGACTTTCAATCGTTTACGCGAACAACCTATCATCGCTGAAATTCCGATAGTCTTTATGACCGCCAAGATTCAACCGTCTGAAATTGCGTATTACAAATCGTTAGGCGCAGTCGATGTCATCGCCAAACCGTTCGACCCGATGACCTTGGCCGACCAAATCCGCATAATTTGGGAAAAACGAGAACAAAATGCCCCGATCCAAGCAGTGTGATGCCCAGGAACAACTATCGCGATTACGCGCCCAGTTTTTAAAGCGTTTACCGGTCGAATTAAACAGTTTAAAGGCCATCGCCGAAAACCTGACCAAACCCGGCTTCGATGTCGCCGCTCTTAACGAATTGCATCATCGCCTACATAAACTTTCAGGTTCATGCGGTACATTCGGAGTGCCTGCGCTTGGCGAAGCAGCGCGAATTTTGGAAATCCGCCTCCAAGCATGGCTTGAAGACCGTTCCGGCGAGATCGACGATAAAATCCGGCAATCGATTGTTAAAGAGATTGGCGCGCTTAAAGATGTCATTCAACCGACTGAAAATCAATCGGACGCCTCGCTTGCAATGGCATCGGACATGCCTATCGACAAGACCGTGCGAGTTTGGCTAATCGAGGATGATGCGGCATTCGAACAAGAGTTGGTTCGCCAATTAGAGTCTTTCAACTTCGAAGTCCATTTGTTCAAATCTATCCGAGACGCGGAAACCGCCGCGCAATTCGAGCGCCCGGATTTGCTGATCATGAACGTAAGGTTACACCGCCTTTCCGAACAAGACTCCATCCTTCTCCAGGATAGAATCACCTTAAAATCGCTAGACTGTCCGCTTTTGTTTGTCTCGTCGACCGACGATTTCAACTCGCGGGTTCGCGCGGCGCGGCTCGGGGCCGAGGGGTATTTTGTCAAACCGGTTGACATCACGATTTTGATCAATCGCATGATGCACATTCTGGAAAAAAGAAGAGCGCCTCCCCAGCGTGTTTTGATCATCGACGACGACAACGATCTAGCCGCCCACTATCAATTGGTTTTGGCTATCGCGGGCATGCAGGCGGAAGTTTTGCAACAGCCCGAAGCGGTTATAACCAAAATCGCGAATTTCCGGCCGGAAATAATCTTGTTGGACTTGCATATGCCCAACTTTACCGGTCTCGATCTTGCCGGAGTCATTCGCCAATACGACGAATGGTCGGGCCTGCCGATAGTCTTTCTTTCCTCCGAAAGCGATCTCGACATACAAATTCTGGCCATGGGTCAGGGGGCCGACGATTTCTTGATGAAACCGATATCGGATGCGCAATTGATTGCCGCAACACGCGCGCGTATCGAAAGAGCGCGCCGATTGACCTCTCTCATCACTAAAGACAGCCTGACCGGCTTATTGAAGCATGCCAGTATCAAAGAAGCAGCCGATTTGGAAACGGCCCAAGCTCAACGTAACGGCAAACCGGTCTCGATCGCGATGCTGGATATCGATAATTTTAAATTAGTCAACGATACCTACGGACACACGGTCGGCGATAACGTCATCGCCTCGCTGGCCATGCTGCTACGTCAACGCCTTCGCCATTCGGACATCATCGGCCGTTACGGCGGAGAGGAATTCGCCGCGGTCCTAGCGGAGTGCGATCAAGACGATGCCTATCGGCTTTTGGACGACATCCGCCATCAATTCGCCAACATTCATTTTCAAGCTCGGAACCAACGATTCAATTGTACCGTGTCCATTGGCCTGGCAGACTCGGCTCACTTTCCTCATTTAATCGGAACAGAACTACTTACGATTGCCGATAACGCGCTATATCAAGCCAAACGGGAAGGACGCAACCGAACCTGCATAGCTCGCAGTATCGAATGATTATCCTAAAAATAATTTCACCATGATGGGTATATTTACCGCTCTCCGCCAACAAAAGCACGAACCAGAACTCGCAAAGTTTCCTCCGCTTCTTGTAAAGACTCTTTATCAGGCCTGCCGTTAATCGACAATAAACAGACTCCGTGAATGCCGCCCCATAATGCATTTCCGATGCGTTGGTTTTGTTGCGGGTTATTTTCCGGATGTAATCGGGCTATTTGCGTTGTAATAATTTCTTCCAACCGATTCATTTTTGCCCGATACCAATCCGGAAAGTGCCCGCTATCGACAAATCGATTACCGAATAACATCGACCATCGATTAAAGTTTAAACTAGCAAACTTCAAATAAGCTTTGGCTATTTCCTCCAAATCTCGAGACGCCGATCCTGTCTCGACTTTATTCAGCGCACCGGCAATCTCATCCAAGGTTTCAGCATTGACATGAAGAACCAAATCGGCCATATTTTCAAAAACCATATAGA
It includes:
- a CDS encoding diguanylate cyclase, producing the protein MPRSKQCDAQEQLSRLRAQFLKRLPVELNSLKAIAENLTKPGFDVAALNELHHRLHKLSGSCGTFGVPALGEAARILEIRLQAWLEDRSGEIDDKIRQSIVKEIGALKDVIQPTENQSDASLAMASDMPIDKTVRVWLIEDDAAFEQELVRQLESFNFEVHLFKSIRDAETAAQFERPDLLIMNVRLHRLSEQDSILLQDRITLKSLDCPLLFVSSTDDFNSRVRAARLGAEGYFVKPVDITILINRMMHILEKRRAPPQRVLIIDDDNDLAAHYQLVLAIAGMQAEVLQQPEAVITKIANFRPEIILLDLHMPNFTGLDLAGVIRQYDEWSGLPIVFLSSESDLDIQILAMGQGADDFLMKPISDAQLIAATRARIERARRLTSLITKDSLTGLLKHASIKEAADLETAQAQRNGKPVSIAMLDIDNFKLVNDTYGHTVGDNVIASLAMLLRQRLRHSDIIGRYGGEEFAAVLAECDQDDAYRLLDDIRHQFANIHFQARNQRFNCTVSIGLADSAHFPHLIGTELLTIADNALYQAKREGRNRTCIARSIE
- a CDS encoding TetR/AcrR family transcriptional regulator gives rise to the protein MARRYEHSQEEIKAMVMQAANQIIVEQGGAALNVRKIAMTIGYTVGSIYMVFENMADLVLHVNAETLDEIAGALNKVETGSASRDLEEIAKAYLKFASLNFNRWSMLFGNRFVDSGHFPDWYRAKMNRLEEIITTQIARLHPENNPQQNQRIGNALWGGIHGVCLLSINGRPDKESLQEAEETLRVLVRAFVGGER
- a CDS encoding response regulator, with translation MSTFQRILYVEDEPDIQTVAKLALEMVGGFTVKICSSGEEALTETADFMPDLILLDVMMPGMDGPTTFNRLREQPIIAEIPIVFMTAKIQPSEIAYYKSLGAVDVIAKPFDPMTLADQIRIIWEKREQNAPIQAV